TTGTGTCGTAGGTGTTTCTATAGTAGCTGTTTGTCCAGTGGGAACCATTCCTCTCCGTGATTGAATGTTGAGTAGAGGCCGTCAATAGCCGTGGGGAGGGACCACGCCCACTCTCAGTCCGTGGGGGAGCTTGTAGAGGAGTGACACACTGTGCATCGTTGAGCCACAATCTATCAGCTCCAGTGTAGCCTGAGGTTGTATACACACAGGTGGGGAGGTAACAAGCAAATGATCAAATGATTGTGTAATCATGTTTGTCTATATAATGTAGCTTCCCCCGAGTATTGTCATTTGTAACTTTAGAAGCAATTATCTAGAAGTGCCTAGAAATTCAGTCTATTCAGGCTACACAGTTTATAGACTATGGAAGAGGACGTTGAAGGATAATGGCTATAAGTGGCTCTATTGAGCAACAggcacacccactcacctgtcCAATGTAGTGTGGTCGATTGACCTCTGTCACTCTAGCTCTCCTGTAGAAGCCATcctcttctctctcttgagTGCCTCCAACACTCACAAGCACAGCACAATACAGTCCAACCATCAACTGCAGAATGTTCCGTATAAAAAGCCATCCATGAATGCACATACTCAAAGCAACATGTAACTCTTCTGTCTCTCACAATATGTACCTTATATACAGAGAAACCTCTGACACATTTAAGCACACTAGTTGACAATAAACTGTCGTCCTCAAACTTACTTTTCTACACCAACTAAATTCAATGCACTAAATTTAATGGACAATAAATTATCTACAAAGGGACAATATTAATGTCTTGAATAATAAAATGATAGGGCCAAGGTAGTTTGACTGACCTCGCCTCTGCTCATAGTGTTGGGGTCACTGGTGGTCATGGCAACTGATAGCTGCAGGTCATGCTCTGGGTACTCAGCCAGCTGTATCCAGACACGGTCAGGACTGTTCACCTGCAGTACTTGCAATGACATCGTTGACAATTGGTCTCCTTGCGTCGGATGATAATAGTGTATCCATTGTAGGATCTTTGGGTGAAGGTTCGTCTATAGTGGTGTCCATTGGATGTGCTCTACTGGTGACCTCTGTGAACCTTGTCTTGGCAGCACAAGCACACGATACGGAAATTTTCCAACCATATATTCGGCCAAATACTGCAGAGAGTTGTCTTGCATTGCTATGACTTCATCACTTTGCTGTCGTGTGGTGTTTTGTGATACAATAGTTTCTATCGTAATATtttccggggggggggggacttGCATTTCTCTGACTTCATCCTCTGGACGGAGGGGCTGATCTTGTACCTCAAATGTAGCTTGCTGTGTAATGAACGTGGCTTCTGCTGCTAATGCTTGAGACATCATCACCTGGTTGTTGAGCTCACAAACTAGGGACTGGGCCGTGTAGGGGTCAAATGGTCTATCTTCAGAGCTTggttggtcatcagtgggtacCGGTATATACTTCAATCTTGTTCATTGAGATTGTCACTTTTAGTGAGGTTATTGAGATCTGATTGATAGTGGAGTCTTGCAAGCAGTGGCTCTGCTCTCTCTGTAGTTGTATAATGGGTCCATGCAACTGATGCAACTTCAGATACAGAGTGTGTTAGGTACTTGTCCATTTTCACTTGTAATaagatggtaaagatcatcataaCACAATCACAAACGATCTTTCCCAAAATTGGCAGCAGGCaggtaaagatcgtcagtACAACTAACTGCTTATCAGTACATACACATAAAACACAGATTGCTACACACAACTAAAATATAACAACAGATTCTTGACTGCGCacataaacaaaaccatcactgtccacagctACTCCATAAAGATCAGTGATATGaccattaccaaatgatgtgacaaaCTGATCGTCTTTAGTGAACACTAACACACGATTGTTACTATCCTCagcaacataaacaaaaccagtgacacacacaccatacggGTCAGACAGATCTCCTTGTCCACTTCCTTTCTTTCCAATCGAGTGAATAAACCGACCATCTATAGTGAGCACTTGAACACGATGATTACCATAGTCAGTGACATACATCATTTGTTCATTGTCCACTGCAACATCCTCTGGGTGGTTAAAATGTCTATTACCAGTTCCCTTTGAACCAATCTGCTTGACTGGCTCCAGCTCTGTCGTCAACACTTGGACTCTGTGATTGTCTTgatcgcacacaaacacttgatcaCCAGCGACTGCTATCCCTCGAGGCCAGTTGAGTTCCTTTGGACCACTTCCCTTCGTCCCAAACCTCTTCAGTAGATCTCCTCTTTTGttgaacttgtacacacagtgtttgCTGCAGTCACAGACATAGATGTTGTCCTCCTTGTCTACTGCCATACCATAGATATTGTCAACCCCATGCTTTGATTTGCTGAAGATTTGAatttgttttcctttcttGTCAAACACCAAAACATCACCACTACCGTCAGTTACAATCAGTTCTTCTAACGAATTAAATGCCATATACCGAGGGTTATTGATTCCTGTTATCACCTTCACTGGTTTGTCCagcttggtggggggtatttTAATGAACATAGAGAAGGGGCTTCCTGGGATGGGCTGATCATccactgagatcaggaggtggtgtcgaccacgtatcctaggggtgtactcaacgctgtacactccacccctcacaggcaCTGCTTGTAGCTGTTGAGAGGATTGATCAACTAGCGATTTTAGAGCCACTTGTATTGTATGATGCTTTAATTGTGTATTACATTCCACAAGAATCGAAAAATTGTTAGGTTTATCGATTTCAGCAGTTCTAGCTCCATCTCCTTCCACAGTGCACTTTGCTGGATCCACTTTACCATCATACACTCTCACATTGTTCTCACACAACTTCTTGAGAtcctcacaaacaaacactttgACTCCAAAATCATCTTTCTCCACTGGATCAGGATTGGCTGCTTCCTTCCCTCGCTTCAACACCTCGGCATCGATTCGACTCACCACCTGATCTTGCATCGTAATcagttcttcatcacttgcattctccagtgtacgttctacaaagtcaatcaaactctgagcagtgCCCAGGGACAGGTCCAGACCCTTCTTTTGAACTGTCAGCTTCTCCATCTTTGAATCAGCCAAAGCAGAAGATTCTCGTAAAACACGGACCTTGCATCGATCGAGAATATCGTGTAGCTCCTGGAACTTGGCATTcacttgtctctctgtcagtTCTTTCTGGGCCTGGATATTCTGTTTAGTTCCTTTCACTTGATTCACAGCGGTGCTCAGATCAGGCAGTAGGTTCTtgagtggggagaggtgcTCCGTCAGCTTTTTGCGAGTTGCGGGGGCGGCTTTCTTTACAAATTCGTAATTGTGTCCAGCGTGTTCAATAACGATACAGTCTCGACAGATGAGCTTGTTGCAATCGAAACAGAAAATCTTTTTTGGCTCTTCGTGATCTTTGCATTTTGGGGGTGGTGGGTTTTCGAATGTTAGTTCTTTGACTCCGCCTTGTTTGAGCTCGTCCAGAGTGGAGACGATATGTGTAGCAAACACTTTCATACGTTGATGAGGTCTTACACAATCCTCACAGATGAAATTGACACACTGTCGGCAGAATGCAGTGGCCTTTCCCCCAGAGCACATTTCACAAGTGGTCTCCAACTTGCCATGGGCTTTCTCCATCCTCGAGTGGAGTGCTTTCATCCGGTTGATAAAGAACGCAGTGGTCAGTCTGTCTGGGTTGTTGTCTGGCAATAGAGTGGGCTCACGACAGTCGGGGCAGGGGAACGGCTGGTTGGGTCggtagcgactggagagtgtgaggatgcattgcttgcagtagtagtgacaacaagggagcagctttggctcctggtagcggtcatgacagatgccacaggtcacttcttgctcgagatcagcaacaactggatcagGTCCTTCGGCCATCGTTAGTTAAGATCTGGGGAATGCATTTGTACAACATTTATAAAAGCATGAAACTATATTCTAATATAAAAAATTAAATAGCAACTTCGCTAGAAATTGAGTATACAAGAATGTTGAATCTGTGAATAATATTTTGCACTAAGTGATCAATTAGGTCAAGCTAAGCTATGAAAAAACGGGTCCCCGAAAAAACTTACCTACTATTTATAAGAacttcctagatcctttaaTTTCAACAATTACACAAGCCTTTGTTTTGTATGTACCTTGTACTGGTACATGCTACGCccattacacaatgttataaaTCTGACAGGGGGTTcgctagactcgcaagccactcccttttctctgattggacgggggcgggagaaaagggactggtgactctgggctacagcttgtgtaaatcaggaatgctattaaatattaatgtcacgtgcaaattatccaatttattctgatgcgtcaaaagctaaagacacacagaagacacaagtatacagatctatctagccagccttttgattttatagatccttgtaccagtgtctgttgtgccacaacttgtggattagcatggaacagctgatgaacgtagaaatcttggcagtccttctttgaactgaggagtggcagcgatttaagacagcttgtacaagtctgactactctcaattcaactgctgccctctgccattatctgtcttgtattgtacaggttattaaaagctttaggcaaccaatgacttttggctgccagttctcatcacgtaaaactaaaacaagctaatctctgctggtgtcttagaagttagatgactatatcctagctgaatgcctgatgatgttattactccatcatcttctcttttctagcactagaatccattcttaaactgtagctaagaagcccgcgattACTTctgcaggctacgcaattctacttaacctcacgcaatttttggatcacgtggaaaaatcaatgaataatctctacccaaattctggtagagacacaaaatgtgtcccagagtcaccagtcccttttctcccgcccccgtccaatcagagaaaagggagtggcttgcgagtctagggGTTCGCATGGTTAGCACTGGATAATAGCATGTAAGCTGCAAAGCATGCAGTAGTGACTATAGACTATAGTCTATACCGAGTTTAATCTAAAGTAGCGagctcttttatctatgggtGCACTGAGCTAGCTCTGCAGAATcaggtagatctagatctatattctatagctagctggccGGCCATGAGCAAGAGAAGGATAAGTGTGAAGCCTAAGTCTCAATCTATCTCCTACTTTGAAGTATCTCCTTCAAAACGTTGTGCTGTGCATAAAAAGTCTCTCTCTTTGTCTGCTGTGCCAGAATCCTCTTCTGTTAATTCTTCCAGCAGTACTAGGTTCCTCTCCAGTGATAAAAATGAAGCTGAAGAAGTAGATGTACATGGAGCGAGCAGGCCTACTGATGTTATCAGTGGCGACTCTCCAGATGTATTAATCAGTAGTGAGTGGCATGATCATGATCCAGAGAGCTCGGGGCAGGATGACACCACTTTTCCAGACACGGTGAGCTCAAGTGCTTATGAGAAGCGACAGCAGAAGGCTGCTGACAACTGGGCTGAAGTGCGTGTCCAGTTGCTACGTGCCAGTGTAGAAACCGGAATTCCTTCCccttgttctgtgtgtgcCGAGTGTGAAGAACCCGCTGTTGCAATTTGCCGGGATTGTGGACCACAGGCATACTACTGTGCCAACCATGTGGACTCAGTACACTCTCTGACAAATATTTTTCATCGACCTTTTCTCTGGAAAGTATGCACTAATCAAACATACTGCTGTACATTTTTGTGATTATTAAATGCATGCGATCTGATTTTACAGAATGGAATGCTTCACCCATACTATTTCAAGCAGTCGAGAACCTTTCCAGCACTTCATTGTTGCTGTACAACTTACATAAAAGAAGTTGTTTGTCTTGACCCTAAAGGTATTTGTTTAACTACACTGATATAGCCTGTGTCTAAGAATCCAATGACTTACAGGTTTCCAGCATTGTGTGTGCGTAACCTTCTGCAAGTGTGAGCCTGAGGCTGTTACTCTTGTGCGGCATAACATGTGGCCAGCGACACCAGCAACTCCCACCCTAGCATTTCATCAGGATCTGCTACTATGGATGGAGTCACTTTTGCTGGAAGGGTGTATTGGTGTCGATGCTTTTTGTCGTTCTCTTGAATACAAAATTGGAAGAGATATCAGCAAACAAGTATGTGAATTTGATgtcggttataattatacattaattgttgCGCACTGATGAGGTGTACATGTTGCATGCGTCAGCAATTGCTTGAGGTACACACTTTTAATTGTCAGTTGTTTTAATCTGTTTATTCTTCTATAGCTCCGGAAGATCTATCCTGTCATGATTGATGCATTTGAAGAATATAGGTAGGGTATATTAATTGTGAAAGAACATAATACGACATATTCACATTAACCTTCAGGTTCAACAGATATCAACTCGACTGTCTTCTATTTTTGTCTCCTGACTTGAACACTACAGCTATCTGCCCTGCCTGTCCTCAGGTTTGTGGTTTTGTTATAGCAATTAGACTCTGGCAGCCTATACTTACCTTTTACCTGCAGAGCAATGGAACTCAAATTATATCCATGGATGGTGTATTTGGACTATGTCGGAAAAAGTCTGCTGGTGTTAGTGTTCGACCACCACTCTTCTCTGGTGTATTCTTTGAGGAACAGCAAGCAGTAGATGAGTTTGTTGCTGATTATGATACATTTGGCCAGATAATCGACAAGGTAAGGTTTTAGCGTTATACTTAATTGGTCAAGTGTGAAAACCTGCGCTATACAATTTGGATGTAATTAAATAGACTTTTAGCACATTTCACTCAGTTAATTTTATCCTGGCATTAGGGGTGTCATGAGTTCCTCGCTGGAGACACTTTGCGCTCCAAATCAAGGTACGCAGCTCTAGATGAAACTGCCGTGTTTGGAAGCATCTGTCGTCATGAGTTTCCCCAGAGATTTCTGAATATGAAGCATGGAGAAAGGTATGTACGTAAAATTAAGGTTTTCAAAAAGAGCATACATGGTGCATTGTTAAAAATTAAGGTATTCTGTATCTTAATTATCTAGACTAGCATATCCTGTGTACCTGCTAAAGAAGGCACACCAAAACAAGGGTGACAAGTGTCTGTTGTTACTGTATGATATTGCCTGCTTACTCGAAACTCATCTGAAGGTTTGTGTCTCAATAGTCAGATCTAATCTTAATTAGTACGCACTCATATTTGATTACTTCTCCAGAATCGTGGACATCTTGACATGTTAGAAAAGACATCATTAGGAGTGCCAATTTTTCATGTCTATGGGCATTGTGCATTCTGTCAGGTAAGAAGAAAGATGCCAAAGCTGTGTGTTAATAACTTACTgttgtattatacatgtagctgacaTATTCACCTAGAGTCCTAACTGGATGCGGACTTACTGATGGTGaagctatggagagactgTGGTCATATCTAAGAAGATTTGCTAAATCCACCAAAGAAATGCGACCATCTCATCGCATTGGCTCTATTACATTATGCATCAAGAGTACGTCTTAATCTAGGTTTGTTTTTTGTTAGGGCTACCTTAATATTAACTCTCAGCACTAGTTGGTATGCACCTATGTATGCTTTGCATAAAGGGAAAAAAAGTGCTAACTCTTGTATACGTAGGGGCATCGTTAGTCAAAAGGCTGAAGAACGCCCAAAACACTCAACATAGTGCAACAGAGGACTTATCAAAGCTAATCAATGAGTCAAATGGTTAGACGTAGTCAAGAATAAAGTTTGTGAATTTTGTGCACTTTTATATTGCACCTTCAGGTACACTGACGGAGTCATCAGCTGAACAATTGCAGAAACAACAACACGGGCTGTTCGCAAGGAGTCAAACTGATCTGAGTGAGCATTAATTATCAGATGATTGTATCAAAATTGTGATGAAACTTTGACAGGTTTCGGGCAACGTCACAAAACCTTTCAGAACATCCTTCATATTGCTCGCGAGCGTAGGTTTTTAATATCTACCAAAGCGAGATACGCTGGTAAGAATGTTAGTCAGCAcaatcatgtaattatataaataatagttaagtaataattatgatttagaagcccaaagagCTGGTTGtatagtatcccgaacgtagtgagggttctactagccctaagggcttctaaattatgtggaaacttcctaaacagctagtgtctaagcattaattttatttttattatagcaaccatgattctctagccaatcagattttgatctacatgattttctaagttggatagaacactacctttagccaatcagattgtagtatgtatgcatgctaaCATGATCTATGTACTATGTTACAGATGGTCAATCGATTGCTGCACGCCTTGCAAAGAAGATATCATCAAGTACGAGTACGCTGAAACGAACAGTGAGCAGATTTAATGGTATGCGTCATGATCAATTTGAAGGAGTAGCATACCATCTGCCAGCCAATTTGAATTGGGATACAGTTTCCAATTTGGAAGAATTGTCTACGTTGGAGGTCGCGTCGGCTGGAAATTGTACCATTCCCATTCATTTGTGGATAAAAGTTGTGAGAGCGTGTAATATGAAGGAAAGGGCAACGGAAGAAGTGAAGATGATAATGgaagaaattaatactgttgCCAACAACCTGAAATACGAGCATTCCGTAATAAGTCGTCATATACAGGATATCGCCACATCTGATAGTCTGTCTCTGTTTCAGAAAGGTTGCCTTAACCTTTTGCACCGAAGATTATTACTTTGCGAATCTTATTTAATTACGTTTTCCAGAATAGTTAACCAGTATCATATTGTAGAGCTACCTGATACGAGCTTATTAGGTGCAGATGGTTCATTTTTTTACAATTGTCAAATTCATGAACATGATTACCCTTCCGTTACTGATATTATTTGTACAGACAGTAGTAGTGATGATGATTCTGACGTGGACAATTGAACACTTATCTTTTTTATGtactttaattaataatttattaatcacactttaattaattagctaTAGGCAGTCATTATTTCTTAAACATCAATGCCTTTTATAAATT
The Halichondria panicea chromosome 11, odHalPani1.1, whole genome shotgun sequence DNA segment above includes these coding regions:
- the LOC135343600 gene encoding uncharacterized protein LOC135343600, encoding MSLQVLQVNSPDRVWIQLAEYPEHDLQLSVAMTTSDPNTMSRGELMVGLYCAVLVSVGGTQEREEDGFYRRARVTEVNRPHYIGQATLELIDCGSTMHSVSLLYKLPHGLRVGVVPPHGY
- the LOC135343555 gene encoding tripartite motif-containing protein 3-like; this translates as MAEGPDPVVADLEQEVTCGICHDRYQEPKLLPCCHYYCKQCILTLSSRYRPNQPFPCPDCREPTLLPDNNPDRLTTAFFINRMKALHSRMEKAHGKLETTCEMCSGGKATAFCRQCVNFICEDCVRPHQRMKVFATHIVSTLDELKQGGVKELTFENPPPPKCKDHEEPKKIFCFDCNKLICRDCIVIEHAGHNYEFVKKAAPATRKKLTEHLSPLKNLLPDLSTAVNQVKGTKQNIQAQKELTERQVNAKFQELHDILDRCKVRVLRESSALADSKMEKLTVQKKGLDLSLGTAQSLIDFVERTLENASDEELITMQDQVVSRIDAEVLKRGKEAANPDPVEKDDFGVKVFVCEDLKKLCENNVRVYDGKVDPAKCTVEGDGARTAEIDKPNNFSILVECNTQLKHHTIQVALKSLVDQSSQQLQAVPVRGGVYSVEYTPRIRGRHHLLISVDDQPIPGSPFSMFIKIPPTKLDKPVKVITGINNPRYMAFNSLEELIVTDGSGDVLVFDKKGKQIQIFSKSKHGVDNIYGMAVDKEDNIYVCDCSKHCVYKFNKRGDLLKRFGTKGSGPKELNWPRGIAVAGDQVFVCDQDNHRVQVLTTELEPVKQIGSKGTGNRHFNHPEDVAVDNEQMMYVTDYGNHRVQVLTIDGRFIHSIGKKGSGQGDLSDPYGVCVTGFVYVAEDSNNRVLVFTKDDQFVTSFGNGHITDLYGVAVDSDGFVYVRSQESVVIF
- the LOC135343545 gene encoding uncharacterized protein LOC135343545 isoform X1, whose translation is MSKRRISVKPKSQSISYFEVSPSKRCAVHKKSLSLSAVPESSSVNSSSSTRFLSSDKNEAEEVDVHGASRPTDVISGDSPDVLISSEWHDHDPESSGQDDTTFPDTVSSSAYEKRQQKAADNWAEVRVQLLRASVETGIPSPCSVCAECEEPAVAICRDCGPQAYYCANHVDSVHSLTNIFHRPFLWKNGMLHPYYFKQSRTFPALHCCCTTYIKEVVCLDPKGFQHCVCVTFCKCEPEAVTLVRHNMWPATPATPTLAFHQDLLLWMESLLLEGCIGVDAFCRSLEYKIGRDISKQLRKIYPVMIDAFEEYRFNRYQLDCLLFLSPDLNTTAICPACPQSNGTQIISMDGVFGLCRKKSAGVSVRPPLFSGVFFEEQQAVDEFVADYDTFGQIIDKGCHEFLAGDTLRSKSRYAALDETAVFGSICRHEFPQRFLNMKHGERLAYPVYLLKKAHQNKGDKCLLLLYDIACLLETHLKNRGHLDMLEKTSLGVPIFHVYGHCAFCQLTYSPRVLTGCGLTDGEAMERLWSYLRRFAKSTKEMRPSHRIGSITLCIKRASLVKRLKNAQNTQHSATEDLSKLINESNGTLTESSAEQLQKQQHGLFARSQTDLSFGQRHKTFQNILHIARERRFLISTKARYADGQSIAARLAKKISSSTSTLKRTVSRFNGMRHDQFEGVAYHLPANLNWDTVSNLEELSTLEVASAGNCTIPIHLWIKVVRACNMKERATEEVKMIMEEINTVANNLKYEHSVISRHIQDIATSDSLSLFQKGCLNLLHRRLLLCESYLITFSRIVNQYHIVELPDTSLLGADGSFFYNCQIHEHDYPSVTDIICTDSSSDDDSDVDN
- the LOC135343545 gene encoding uncharacterized protein LOC135343545 isoform X2, which translates into the protein MSKRRISVKPKSQSISYFEVSPSKRCAVHKKSLSLSAVPESSSVNSSSSTRFLSSDKNEAEEVDVHGASRPTDVISGDSPDVLISSEWHDHDPESSGQDDTTFPDTVSSSAYEKRQQKAADNWAEVRVQLLRASVETGIPSPCSVCAECEEPAVAICRDCGPQAYYCANHVDSVHSLTNIFHRPFLWKNGMLHPYYFKQSRTFPALHCCCTTYIKEVVCLDPKGFQHCVCVTFCKCEPEAVTLVRHNMWPATPATPTLAFHQDLLLWMESLLLEGCIGVDAFCRSLEYKIGRDISKQLRKIYPVMIDAFEEYRFNRYQLDCLLFLSPDLNTTAICPACPQSNGTQIISMDGVFGLCRKKSAGVSVRPPLFSGVFFEEQQAVDEFVADYDTFGQIIDKGCHEFLAGDTLRSKSRYAALDETAVFGSICRHEFPQRFLNMKHGERLAYPVYLLKKAHQNKGDKCLLLLYDIACLLETHLKNRGHLDMLEKTSLGVPIFHVYGHCAFCQLTYSPRVLTGCGLTDGEAMERLWSYLRRFAKSTKEMRPSHRIGSITLCIKRASLVKRLKNAQNTQHSATEDLSKLINESNGTLTESSAEQLQKQQHGLFARSQTDLNGQSIAARLAKKISSSTSTLKRTVSRFNGMRHDQFEGVAYHLPANLNWDTVSNLEELSTLEVASAGNCTIPIHLWIKVVRACNMKERATEEVKMIMEEINTVANNLKYEHSVISRHIQDIATSDSLSLFQKGCLNLLHRRLLLCESYLITFSRIVNQYHIVELPDTSLLGADGSFFYNCQIHEHDYPSVTDIICTDSSSDDDSDVDN